The following are encoded in a window of Anaerolineales bacterium genomic DNA:
- a CDS encoding nitroreductase/quinone reductase family protein, with the protein MAQSKLSLHERLANGMRFVNKYFLNHITLFIARRGIGPFSVLVHEGRRSGRKYETPVIATYREDDILIPLPYGEHVDWLRNVMAHHGCELRRKQRKIQAVEPELIDLESASPALPAILVGIYRRLEVFRFLRLKYRGNDHG; encoded by the coding sequence ATGGCGCAAAGTAAACTCTCTTTACATGAGCGATTAGCGAACGGCATGCGCTTTGTCAACAAATATTTCCTCAACCACATTACTTTGTTTATCGCCCGGCGCGGGATCGGCCCATTTTCGGTGCTCGTCCATGAGGGGCGGCGCAGCGGACGTAAGTACGAAACGCCGGTGATCGCGACGTATCGGGAAGATGATATCTTGATCCCTTTGCCGTACGGCGAGCACGTCGACTGGCTGCGAAACGTAATGGCTCACCACGGTTGTGAACTGCGCCGGAAGCAACGCAAGATCCAGGCAGTAGAGCCTGAATTGATCGACTTGGAAAGCGCTTCGCCGGCTCTGCCTGCCATACTGGTGGGGATATATCGGAGACTCGAGGTGTTTCGATTCCTGCGGCTGAAATACCGCGGAAATGATCACGGCTGA